One genomic window of Quercus lobata isolate SW786 chromosome 9, ValleyOak3.0 Primary Assembly, whole genome shotgun sequence includes the following:
- the LOC115960323 gene encoding protein SAR DEFICIENT 4-like, translating to MASIPNPVDNENPNKNDTNPNNTNTIPIFISTESLHTILSHQSLIDHLQSSLPAASSTLQTPIRQSYSVSRSSSLLLMPSWSSSPSLPYVGVKLVTYFPQNSSLNLPGVHASYVLFSSVTGQTLASMDGTVLTLYRTSCVSGLASKILARNDSETLVMIGAGAMAPHLIKAHLSARPSLRRVIIWNRTIEKARKLAEEMGENAGFDGVCFESNEYLEEIVGLGDIVSCATNSETPVVKGERLKAGAHLDLVGSFKHSMMECDDEAIRRGKVFVDNEAALVEAGELVGAFERRVIEKGDIGGNLVELIKGEKVGRRSSEEITVFKSVGSAIVDILAAQLVYETYIGKQ from the coding sequence ATGGCTTCAATACCCAATCCAGTTGACAatgaaaatcccaacaaaaACGATACAAATCCCAATAACACGAACACCATTCCCATCTTCATCTCCACTGAGTCTTTGCACACCATCCTGTCTCACCAATCTCTAATAGATCACTTGCAATCATCTCTCCCTGCAGCCTCGTCCACCCTCCAAACCCCAATTCGCCAAAGCTACTCCGTTTCACGATCCTCCTCTCTCCTCCTCATGCCTTCTTGGTCCTCATCCCCTTCTCTCCCCTACGTAGGTGTCAAGCTCGTCACCTATTTCCCTCAAAACTCCTCGCTGAACTTGCCGGGAGTGCATGCGAGTTACGTGCTCTTCAGCTCTGTAACTGGGCAAACTTTGGCTTCCATGGATGGCACTGTGTTGACCCTTTATAGAACCTCCTGTGTCTCTGGCTTAGCCTCTAAgattttggctagaaatgacAGTGAAACGCTTGTGATGATTGGTGCTGGTGCTATGGCACCCCATTTGATCAAAGCACATCTTTCGGCTAGACCCAGTTTGCGAAGGGTGATCATTTGGAACAGAACAATAGAAAAGGCAAGAAAATTGGCCGAGGAAATGGGTGAAAATGCTGGGTTTGATGGGGTGTGTTTTGAGAGTAATGAGTATTTGGAGGAAATTGTTGGATTGGGAGATATTGTGAGCTGTGCAACGAATTCGGAAACACCAGTTGTGAAGGGCGAGAGGTTGAAGGCAGGGGCTCATTTGGATTTGGTTGGATCCTTCAAGCACTCAATGATGGAGTGTGACGACGAAGCAATAAGGAGAGGGAAAGTGTTTGTGGATAATGAGGCTGCATTGGTTGAAGCTGGAGAATTGGTGGGTGCTTTTGAGAGAAGGGTAATCGAAAAGGGAGATATTGGAGGAAATTTGGTAGAGTTGATTAAAGGAGAAAAGGTTGGCAGAAGAAGTTCAGAAGAGATAACAGTATTTAAGTCTGTTGGCTCTGCAATTGTTGACATTCTTGCAGCACAATTGGTTTATGAAACTTATATTGGAAAGCAGTAA